A genomic segment from Nitrospira sp. encodes:
- a CDS encoding CzcABC family efflux RND transporter, transmembrane protein: MNEIVLIALRRPYTFVVMSILIVAIGTMTVLHMPTDVFPNITIPVTSVVWIYSGLLPQQVEGRITYLFERFLTSTVEGIKYIHSHSYYGSSITNIFLQDGVDVGRAEADIVGIAQNVVKALPPDISPPMVMRLAPSSIPVAMLQISSEQMTPAELYNLAYMRIRPLLVTVPGIVLPHPYGGQDMQVMVNLDQQKLLARHLTPSDIHDVLMKQYLVLPSGDVKIKQTDWIVLTNASPLKIEDFANIPIKREGNAFVYLRDVATVQLMGRVQQNAVLVKGKQTVIIVAMKSTEASTLDVVDGIKKMIPRAEQISPEGVKIRLLDDASTFVKDSIADVVHEMATAGALVGLIVLLLLGSWRATVIVWTSIPLSILTAIIGLHWLGETINVMTLGGLALAVGILVDDATVMIENIDRHIEMGKPLEQAIIDAANQIVVPTLVATLCIAIVWLPLFQLGGVAGYLFKPMAEAVIIAMLASFILSRTLVPTMAKYMMKSHHVAETPIAPHSDELDAELPGLLKNEKSPA; this comes from the coding sequence ATGAACGAAATCGTTCTTATCGCCCTCCGTCGGCCGTACACCTTCGTCGTCATGTCCATCCTCATCGTGGCGATCGGGACCATGACGGTGCTCCACATGCCGACCGACGTCTTCCCGAACATCACGATTCCCGTCACCTCCGTGGTCTGGATCTACTCAGGACTGCTGCCGCAACAGGTGGAAGGCCGCATCACCTATCTGTTCGAACGCTTCCTGACCTCCACGGTGGAAGGCATCAAATATATCCATAGTCACTCCTACTACGGGAGCAGCATCACCAATATTTTTCTCCAGGACGGCGTCGACGTGGGCCGGGCCGAAGCGGATATCGTCGGCATTGCGCAGAACGTCGTGAAGGCGTTGCCGCCCGATATCTCTCCGCCCATGGTCATGCGTCTGGCGCCATCGTCCATCCCGGTCGCCATGCTCCAGATCAGCTCCGAGCAAATGACTCCCGCGGAGCTGTACAACCTGGCCTACATGCGCATCCGCCCCTTGCTCGTCACGGTGCCGGGGATCGTCCTGCCCCATCCCTACGGAGGCCAGGACATGCAGGTCATGGTCAACCTCGATCAGCAGAAATTGCTCGCCCGCCACCTCACGCCGTCGGATATTCATGATGTCCTCATGAAGCAATACCTCGTGCTGCCGTCGGGCGACGTCAAGATCAAGCAGACCGACTGGATCGTCCTCACCAATGCTTCGCCGTTGAAGATCGAGGATTTCGCGAATATTCCGATCAAGCGGGAAGGCAACGCGTTCGTCTACCTGCGCGACGTCGCCACGGTGCAGCTCATGGGCCGGGTACAGCAAAACGCAGTGTTGGTGAAGGGCAAACAGACCGTCATCATCGTCGCAATGAAGAGCACGGAAGCCTCGACCCTCGATGTGGTCGACGGGATCAAAAAGATGATCCCGCGCGCCGAGCAAATCTCTCCGGAGGGCGTGAAGATCCGGCTCCTCGACGACGCTTCGACCTTCGTGAAAGACTCGATCGCGGACGTCGTGCATGAAATGGCGACCGCCGGCGCACTGGTCGGCCTCATCGTCCTGTTGCTGCTCGGCTCCTGGCGGGCCACGGTCATCGTCTGGACCTCGATCCCGCTGTCCATTCTGACCGCCATCATCGGTCTGCATTGGCTCGGGGAGACCATCAACGTCATGACCTTGGGCGGATTGGCGTTGGCCGTCGGCATCCTGGTCGACGATGCCACCGTCATGATCGAGAATATCGACCGCCACATCGAAATGGGCAAGCCGCTGGAGCAGGCCATCATCGACGCCGCCAATCAGATCGTCGTCCCGACGCTCGTCGCCACCCTGTGCATCGCGATCGTCTGGCTCCCGCTCTTCCAACTCGGCGGCGTCGCCGGCTACCTGTTCAAACCCATGGCGGAGGCGGTCATCATCGCCATGCTCGCCTCCTTCATCCTGTCGCGCACCCTGGTGCCGACCATGGCAAAATACATGATGAAGAGTCATCATGTCGCAGAGACGCCGATCGCCCCGCACAGTGATGAGCTGGATGCTGAGCTGCCGGGTCTCTTGAAAAATGAGAAGTCGCCGGCGTAG
- a CDS encoding CzcABC family efflux RND transporter, transmembrane protein, which yields MNQIVLIALRRPYTFVVMSILIVAMGSLTVLHMPTDVFPNITIPVTSVVWLYSGLLPQQVEGRITYLFERFLTSTVEGIKYIHSHSYYGISITNIFLQDGIDVGRAEADIVGIAQNVVKALPPDISPPMVMRLAPSSIPVAMLEISSDRLTPGELYNLAYMRIRTLLVTVNGAILPAPYGGQAMQVMVNLDQQKLLARHLTPADVHAVLMKQYLVLPSGDIKVKPTDWIVLTNASPLKIEDFGGIPIKREGNAFVYLRDVATVQLMGRVQQNAVLVKGKQTVIVVVMKSTEASTVDVVDGIKKMIPRAEQISPDGVKIRLLDDASTFVKESVADVVHEMAIAGALVGLIVLLLLGSWRATVIVWTSIPLSILTALIGLHWLGETINVMTLGGLALAVGILVDDATVMIENIDRHIEMGKPLEQAIIDAANQIVVPTLVATLCIAIVWLPLFQLDGVAGYLFKPMAEAVIIAMLASFILSRTLVPTMAKYMMTSHHDHEAPHVATA from the coding sequence ATGAACCAGATCGTCCTCATCGCCCTCCGTCGGCCGTACACCTTCGTCGTCATGTCCATCCTCATCGTGGCGATGGGGAGTCTGACGGTGCTCCACATGCCGACCGACGTCTTCCCGAACATCACGATTCCCGTCACCTCCGTGGTCTGGCTTTACTCCGGGCTGTTGCCGCAACAGGTGGAAGGCCGCATCACCTATCTGTTCGAACGCTTCCTGACCTCGACGGTGGAAGGCATCAAATATATCCATAGCCACTCCTACTACGGTATCAGCATCACCAATATCTTTCTCCAGGACGGAATCGACGTGGGCCGGGCCGAAGCGGATATCGTCGGCATTGCGCAGAACGTCGTGAAGGCGTTGCCGCCCGATATCTCTCCGCCCATGGTCATGCGTCTGGCGCCATCGTCCATCCCGGTCGCCATGCTCGAAATCAGCTCAGACCGCCTGACGCCCGGAGAGCTCTACAATCTCGCTTACATGCGCATCCGCACCCTGCTCGTGACGGTCAATGGGGCGATCTTACCGGCGCCCTACGGAGGCCAGGCCATGCAGGTCATGGTCAACCTCGATCAGCAAAAATTGCTCGCCCGCCACCTGACCCCGGCGGATGTCCATGCGGTCCTCATGAAGCAATACCTCGTGCTGCCGTCGGGCGACATCAAGGTCAAGCCGACCGACTGGATCGTCCTCACCAATGCTTCGCCGTTGAAGATCGAGGACTTCGGCGGGATCCCGATCAAGCGGGAAGGCAACGCGTTCGTCTACCTGCGCGACGTCGCCACGGTGCAGCTCATGGGCCGGGTACAGCAGAACGCCGTGTTGGTGAAGGGCAAACAGACCGTCATCGTCGTCGTGATGAAGAGCACGGAAGCCTCGACCGTCGATGTGGTCGACGGGATCAAAAAGATGATCCCGCGCGCCGAGCAAATCTCTCCGGATGGCGTGAAGATCCGGCTCCTCGACGACGCTTCAACCTTCGTGAAGGAGTCGGTCGCGGACGTCGTGCATGAAATGGCGATCGCCGGCGCACTGGTCGGCCTCATCGTCCTGTTGCTGCTCGGCTCCTGGCGGGCCACGGTCATCGTCTGGACCTCGATCCCGCTGTCCATTCTGACCGCCCTCATCGGCCTACATTGGCTCGGGGAGACCATCAACGTCATGACCTTGGGCGGATTGGCGTTGGCCGTCGGCATCCTGGTCGACGATGCCACCGTCATGATCGAGAATATCGACCGCCACATCGAAATGGGCAAGCCGCTGGAGCAGGCCATCATCGACGCCGCCAATCAGATCGTCGTCCCGACGCTCGTCGCCACCCTGTGCATCGCGATCGTCTGGCTCCCGCTCTTCCAACTCGACGGCGTCGCCGGCTACCTGTTCAAACCCATGGCGGAGGCGGTCATCATCGCCATGCTCGCCTCCTTCATCCTGTCGCGCACCCTGGTGCCGACCATGGCAAAATACATGATGACCAGTCATCACGACCACGAGGCACCACATGTCGCAACCGCATGA
- a CDS encoding CzcABC family efflux RND transporter, transmembrane protein, which yields MSQPHDQHGQTDATPSRNPFVRFQKGFERRFDRFREGYGVLLEQVIANRNTFVTISLAIALSSLSLFFFLGRDYFPEIRSGVIQMHMRAPLGTRIEVSGRLATLVSNSIEELLPGHVENIVSNCGLPVGPHNLAFIPTPTIGSQDCDLTILLHDEKSPVWDYRSILRKGLKERYPGTEFTFQPSDLTAKILNFGAPAPIDVQINGPDMYPNYEFARKLVGKFREIPGATDVVIQQTMRTPTLMVEGNRTFGLGVNATLKDMADNLLMTTAGSQQVDQIYWLDPSTGMSYLINVYTPQAQINSINSLKTVPVDTESNASTDRHGVQLLGNVADITAEGTPGVVTHGNIMPLFDVYVSAEGRDLGGVLADVQKVAKSMEHEKPRSAELEIHGQASLMYEAYAELIFGLLAAVVLVYLLIVVNFQSWLDPFIIITALPGALAGIAWALFLTHTRLSEPALTGAIMTMGTGTANSILVVSYARERLQEHGDAILAAIESGKTRLRPVLMTASAMIMGMVPMATGYSQNAPLGRAVIGGLLVATIFTLFFVPCVYAILYTRRTGRQKEQVS from the coding sequence ATGTCGCAACCGCATGACCAGCACGGGCAGACCGACGCGACCCCCTCGCGCAACCCCTTTGTCCGCTTTCAGAAGGGATTCGAGCGTCGCTTCGATCGGTTTCGTGAGGGGTACGGTGTGCTGCTCGAACAGGTAATCGCCAATCGCAACACCTTCGTCACGATCTCTCTCGCCATCGCACTGAGCTCTCTGTCCCTCTTTTTCTTCCTCGGGCGCGATTACTTCCCGGAGATTAGGTCGGGCGTCATTCAGATGCATATGCGGGCGCCCCTCGGGACTCGCATCGAGGTGTCAGGGCGCCTCGCTACGCTGGTCTCCAACAGCATTGAAGAATTGCTGCCTGGCCATGTTGAAAATATCGTCAGTAATTGCGGTTTGCCAGTCGGACCGCACAACCTCGCCTTCATTCCGACGCCGACCATCGGATCCCAAGATTGCGACCTGACGATCCTTCTGCACGATGAAAAGTCGCCGGTGTGGGACTACCGCAGTATCCTCCGCAAGGGTTTGAAGGAACGGTATCCGGGAACCGAATTCACTTTTCAGCCGTCCGATCTGACCGCAAAAATTCTCAATTTCGGCGCGCCGGCACCGATCGACGTGCAGATCAACGGTCCGGACATGTACCCCAACTACGAATTCGCCCGCAAATTAGTGGGTAAGTTTCGTGAAATTCCCGGCGCCACGGACGTGGTGATCCAGCAGACGATGCGCACGCCGACCCTCATGGTCGAAGGCAATCGCACCTTCGGTCTCGGCGTCAACGCGACCTTGAAGGACATGGCCGACAATCTGCTCATGACGACGGCCGGTAGCCAACAGGTCGATCAGATCTATTGGCTCGACCCCAGTACCGGCATGTCGTACCTCATCAACGTCTATACGCCGCAGGCGCAGATCAACAGCATCAATAGCCTTAAAACCGTCCCGGTCGATACCGAAAGCAATGCTTCGACCGATCGTCATGGTGTGCAACTGCTCGGTAATGTGGCCGACATTACCGCGGAGGGCACGCCTGGTGTGGTTACGCACGGAAACATCATGCCGCTGTTCGATGTCTATGTCTCCGCCGAGGGACGTGACCTCGGAGGGGTGCTGGCGGATGTCCAAAAGGTCGCCAAGAGCATGGAACACGAGAAACCTCGTAGCGCGGAGCTCGAAATCCACGGTCAGGCCTCTCTGATGTACGAGGCCTATGCCGAACTGATCTTCGGACTGCTCGCCGCAGTCGTCCTGGTCTATCTGTTGATCGTCGTCAACTTCCAATCATGGCTCGATCCGTTTATCATCATTACGGCCTTGCCCGGTGCGCTGGCGGGCATCGCGTGGGCGCTATTTTTGACCCATACGCGTCTGTCGGAGCCAGCACTGACCGGCGCCATCATGACCATGGGTACGGGAACCGCCAATTCGATCCTCGTCGTGTCCTATGCGCGCGAGCGACTCCAAGAACACGGTGATGCGATCTTAGCCGCGATCGAATCCGGAAAGACCCGGTTACGTCCCGTCCTCATGACGGCCTCGGCCATGATCATGGGGATGGTCCCCATGGCGACGGGTTATTCTCAGAATGCGCCGTTGGGTCGTGCCGTCATCGGCGGCTTACTCGTGGCTACCATCTTCACCCTGTTTTTCGTACCCTGTGTGTACGCGATCCTCTATACTCGGCGAACGGGTCGACAAAAGGAACAGGTCTCATGA
- a CDS encoding putative Co/Zn/Cd efflux system membrane fusion protein: MTKTFGGRGIVISAVLLCVGYIGYRVYESRSDAALLSEKTQEDAIPTVAVVNPKPGAQSETITLPGNIVGWYEAPMYARVTGYVKMWYKDYGDVVKKGDILAEINAPDLDAEYRQAKADLDTERARYRLAEVTAQRWVALRPNHAVSEQSITVKEQELKAEAAKVKAAEQRVGNIEAFIRFKTIVAPFDGVVTQRNINVGDLVSKEGNLSTPNAKSNLFNVADVHILRLFVSVPETFGPFLQPGLTAQVTVPQLPNRRFEAKFLTVAKGFDVGTRTAVTVFTIENEDRALWPGSYAQVHLTAPVDRQVFMIPSTALVFQEHGTQVAMVTEDERIHLQPILVSKLMDSAVEVAEGISSHDRIVNNPSAALLEGDKVRVVTPAPGYDLVNKGPDDSIAVMKEAVKEPPKAVLKEAAQ, encoded by the coding sequence ATGACAAAGACATTCGGCGGACGTGGCATTGTCATTTCAGCGGTCCTCTTGTGTGTGGGCTATATCGGTTATCGAGTGTATGAGAGTAGGAGCGACGCGGCTCTGCTGAGTGAGAAAACGCAGGAAGACGCGATCCCCACCGTGGCGGTCGTCAATCCAAAACCCGGGGCACAGTCCGAAACCATTACGCTGCCCGGCAATATCGTGGGGTGGTATGAGGCGCCGATGTACGCGCGCGTCACGGGTTATGTGAAGATGTGGTACAAGGACTACGGAGATGTGGTCAAGAAAGGCGACATCCTCGCCGAAATCAATGCACCGGATCTCGATGCCGAATATCGGCAAGCCAAAGCGGATCTGGACACGGAGCGCGCCAGGTATCGACTTGCCGAAGTGACCGCGCAACGTTGGGTGGCATTGCGTCCCAATCATGCGGTCTCCGAGCAGTCGATCACCGTAAAGGAACAGGAGTTGAAGGCCGAAGCGGCAAAGGTCAAGGCGGCTGAACAAAGGGTCGGAAACATCGAAGCATTCATCCGGTTCAAAACGATCGTCGCGCCCTTCGACGGCGTGGTGACCCAACGTAACATCAACGTCGGCGACCTGGTCAGCAAAGAAGGCAATCTCAGCACCCCCAATGCGAAAAGTAACCTCTTTAACGTGGCCGACGTCCATATCTTGCGTCTCTTCGTCAGCGTGCCGGAAACGTTCGGGCCTTTCCTCCAGCCGGGCCTGACGGCCCAGGTGACCGTACCGCAATTGCCCAATCGTCGTTTCGAGGCGAAGTTCCTGACGGTCGCGAAGGGTTTCGATGTGGGCACGCGTACCGCGGTGACGGTGTTTACGATCGAAAATGAAGATCGAGCGCTCTGGCCAGGCTCCTACGCTCAGGTCCATCTCACGGCCCCGGTCGATAGGCAAGTCTTCATGATTCCGTCCACCGCATTGGTGTTTCAGGAACACGGCACGCAAGTGGCCATGGTGACGGAGGACGAGCGCATACACTTACAACCGATCCTCGTGAGCAAACTCATGGACAGTGCCGTCGAAGTAGCGGAAGGGATTTCCTCGCACGATCGCATCGTGAACAATCCGAGCGCCGCCCTGCTCGAAGGCGACAAGGTACGCGTCGTGACGCCGGCACCCGGTTATGATCTTGTCAATAAAGGGCCGGACGACTCAATAGCGGTGATGAAAGAAGCGGTAAAAGAACCGCCGAAAGCAGTATTAAAGGAAGCGGCACAGTGA
- a CDS encoding Efflux transport system, outer membrane factor (OMF) lipoprotein, giving the protein MTITCILSACAKRSGLLLVTLGLSACNTFPAVDLAPTYDPPQYVVPASWHGSSPFVDAKPSDDELRPDWWKEYNDPILNKLVEQAMAANPDLQAAAERFVQARDVMMKARSQYIPHVGIGFDASDNRQSVNRLFRPPDSPIEESSVITGGLASWEPDFWSQLRNTMRVELYRAEERAADYGLARLSLQAEIAADYFTLRGYDAQSAIYTQSIILYRQSLDLVKAQFVGAIASALDVARVESLLFSTETKLAQIQGQRQVTEQAIAILLNVTPTSFSVKPVDELLVPTFTIPQTIPSTLLERRPDIAAMERRMAEANRTIGIARAAFYPNVSFRLGGGFEDDAFNLFRLATSFWSFGGDVTLPIFQGGYRRAQLQQAWSAYRETEDRYRSTVLNAFREVENNFSLTNRLTLAVNHQNAAVGATFKTQNLTMELYQGGLASSLELIYAQVATLIARIELVQIKADLLRSSVALLRALGGGWNRKQLPTDEQIQPFDIFQYTDLDKPKPAGGIDVNAPNNWVNNDLTKPAVR; this is encoded by the coding sequence GTGACTATCACCTGCATTCTTTCGGCCTGCGCTAAGCGTAGTGGATTGCTTTTGGTGACACTCGGTTTGTCCGCGTGCAATACGTTTCCGGCCGTCGATCTGGCGCCGACGTATGATCCGCCGCAATACGTCGTCCCCGCCTCATGGCACGGGTCGAGTCCCTTCGTTGACGCAAAGCCTTCGGACGATGAATTACGCCCGGATTGGTGGAAGGAATATAACGATCCGATTTTAAACAAACTTGTGGAACAGGCGATGGCGGCCAACCCGGATCTACAGGCAGCCGCTGAACGGTTCGTTCAAGCCCGCGATGTGATGATGAAGGCTCGGTCGCAGTATATTCCTCACGTCGGCATAGGGTTCGACGCATCGGACAATAGGCAGTCCGTCAATCGTCTGTTTCGCCCGCCCGACAGTCCGATCGAAGAATCGAGCGTCATCACCGGAGGCCTCGCATCGTGGGAGCCCGATTTCTGGTCGCAGCTCCGCAATACCATGCGCGTTGAATTGTACCGCGCCGAAGAGCGTGCCGCCGATTATGGGCTCGCACGCTTAAGCCTCCAGGCCGAAATTGCGGCGGACTACTTCACGTTGCGGGGATACGACGCGCAGTCGGCGATTTATACTCAATCGATTATCCTGTACCGACAGTCGCTGGACCTGGTAAAGGCGCAGTTCGTCGGCGCCATCGCGTCGGCTCTCGACGTCGCCCGCGTTGAATCGCTGTTGTTCAGCACGGAGACGAAGCTGGCTCAAATTCAAGGCCAACGCCAAGTGACGGAACAGGCGATCGCCATCCTTCTTAATGTGACGCCGACCAGTTTCAGCGTCAAGCCGGTCGACGAGCTTCTCGTGCCCACCTTTACGATTCCTCAAACCATTCCGTCCACCTTACTTGAGCGTCGGCCGGATATCGCCGCGATGGAGCGTCGGATGGCGGAGGCCAATCGCACCATCGGCATTGCACGGGCGGCTTTTTATCCCAATGTGTCATTCCGACTCGGAGGCGGGTTCGAAGACGATGCCTTCAATCTGTTCAGGCTCGCCACCAGCTTTTGGTCCTTCGGAGGCGACGTGACGCTGCCGATCTTCCAGGGCGGCTACCGACGAGCCCAATTGCAGCAGGCTTGGTCGGCCTATCGCGAGACGGAAGACCGCTACCGGTCGACGGTGCTCAACGCATTTCGCGAAGTCGAAAACAATTTCAGCCTGACGAACCGCTTGACCCTCGCGGTCAATCACCAGAACGCCGCCGTCGGAGCCACGTTCAAAACACAAAACCTGACCATGGAACTCTATCAGGGCGGCTTGGCCTCCAGCCTTGAACTCATTTACGCGCAAGTCGCCACGCTGATCGCGCGTATCGAACTGGTACAGATCAAAGCGGACCTGTTGCGCAGTTCTGTCGCCCTTCTTCGCGCGCTCGGCGGGGGCTGGAACCGCAAGCAATTGCCCACGGACGAACAAATCCAGCCGTTCGATATCTTCCAATATACCGATCTCGACAAGCCGAAACCTGCCGGCGGCATCGATGTCAATGCGCCCAACAACTGGGTGAATAATGATCTGACCAAGCCGGCCGTCCGATGA
- a CDS encoding putative Co/Zn/Cd efflux system membrane fusion protein, which translates to MSQQAHEDHEHTGAARLQRPYARFQQRWERRLNKVRERCGALLKRVIAPRRRNLVTAFVILTCGLYLSYRLYDGRTDAATPHHETPEEAIRTVTVIHPKPVPATETITLPGNIAGWYEAPIYARVTGYVKMWYKRYGDLVKKGDLLAEISTPDLDAEYRQAKAALKSERARYKLAEVTAKRWIALRPTQSVSEQSITVKEQEMKAQAALVKAAEQKVKNIEAFIEFKKIVAPFDGVVTQRNINVGDLVSKEGNLSTPDDRNNLYKVAVVDTLRLFVNVPMRFAPFLQSGLTADVTVPQLPDRHFIFTFLTIARGFDVATRTTTTVFVMDNKDHVLWPGSYAQVTITAPVDRQSYTVPLTALVFQEHNTQVVVLTEDDRVHFKRITVSKLMDQTIEVAEGLSANDRVLNNPSNALLEGDQVHVATSTSRNDADH; encoded by the coding sequence ATGTCTCAGCAAGCGCACGAAGACCACGAACATACCGGCGCGGCGCGGCTGCAGCGCCCATACGCTCGGTTTCAACAGCGCTGGGAACGCCGTCTCAACAAGGTCCGAGAACGCTGCGGCGCCTTGCTCAAACGGGTGATCGCGCCTCGCCGCAGAAACCTCGTGACCGCGTTCGTGATTCTGACGTGTGGTCTCTACCTGAGCTACCGTCTCTATGATGGCAGAACCGACGCTGCCACTCCGCACCACGAGACGCCTGAAGAAGCCATTCGCACCGTCACGGTCATCCATCCTAAACCGGTGCCGGCGACCGAAACCATCACCCTTCCAGGCAACATTGCCGGCTGGTACGAGGCGCCGATCTACGCACGCGTCACGGGTTATGTGAAAATGTGGTACAAACGTTACGGAGATCTGGTAAAAAAAGGCGACCTCCTCGCCGAAATCAGCACTCCGGACCTCGACGCGGAATATCGACAGGCCAAAGCCGCGCTGAAATCAGAACGCGCCAGATATAAACTCGCAGAAGTCACCGCGAAGCGTTGGATCGCGCTCCGTCCGACTCAATCCGTCTCCGAGCAGTCGATCACGGTGAAGGAACAGGAAATGAAAGCCCAGGCGGCCTTGGTCAAGGCAGCCGAACAAAAGGTCAAGAACATCGAGGCGTTCATTGAGTTTAAAAAGATCGTCGCGCCCTTTGACGGTGTGGTGACGCAGCGCAACATCAATGTCGGTGACTTGGTCAGCAAGGAGGGCAATCTCAGCACCCCCGATGACCGCAACAACCTCTATAAGGTGGCTGTCGTCGATACGTTACGCCTCTTTGTCAACGTGCCGATGCGGTTCGCCCCCTTCCTCCAGTCGGGTCTGACGGCCGATGTGACGGTGCCCCAATTGCCGGATCGTCATTTCATCTTCACGTTCTTAACCATCGCTCGTGGGTTCGACGTGGCCACACGCACCACGACGACCGTCTTCGTTATGGACAATAAGGATCACGTGCTCTGGCCGGGTTCTTACGCTCAAGTCACCATCACGGCACCGGTCGATCGCCAATCCTATACGGTGCCGCTTACAGCGCTGGTGTTTCAGGAACACAACACACAAGTGGTCGTGCTGACCGAGGATGATCGCGTCCATTTCAAGCGCATTACTGTGAGCAAACTCATGGACCAAACGATCGAAGTCGCAGAAGGCCTTTCCGCAAACGACCGCGTTCTCAACAATCCGAGCAACGCGTTGCTCGAAGGCGACCAAGTGCATGTCGCTACGTCCACCTCCCGCAACGACGCGGATCATTGA